A DNA window from Naumovozyma dairenensis CBS 421 chromosome 7, complete genome contains the following coding sequences:
- the LOG1 gene encoding Log1p (similar to Saccharomyces cerevisiae YJL055W; ancestral locus Anc_1.327): MTMKSVCVYCGSSSGKDKIFSAQANELGKLFYGLGWQLIYGGGTTGLMGQVAIGAMGDNSDGHVHGIIPNALVAKERKDSQGGVVEKEEDEIQIDVDVEDHRGSTPISNKFGKTTVVPDMHSRKRMMAELSDAFVAMPGGYGTMEEIMECITWSQLGIHNKPIVLFNIDGFYDSLLKFVQNSIERGFISEKNGKIVQVATTAPEVIEMIQNYVVPEGRFNLNWQDEGDNEHDDEHDCK; encoded by the coding sequence ATGACTATGAAATCGGTATGTGTGTATTGTGGTTCGTCTTCAGGTAAAGATAAGATTTTCTCAGCGCAAGCCAATGAATTAGGTAAATTATTCTATGGATTAGGCTGGCAGTTAATTTATGGAGGTGGTACTACAGGTTTAATGGGTCAAGTAGCCATTGGTGCCATGGGAGACAATTCTGATGGTCACGTCCATGGTATTATTCCCAACGCCCTTGTTGCTAAAGAACGTAAGGATTCTCAAGGAGGAGTAGTAGAAAAGGAGGAGGATGAGATACAGATAGATGTAGATGTAGAAGATCATAGAGGGTCTACCCCGATTTCTAATAAGTTTGGGAAGACTACTGTTGTTCCAGATATGCATTCgagaaaaagaatgatGGCTGAATTAAGTGACGCTTTCGTAGCTATGCCCGGTGGGTATGGGACCATGGAGGAAATCATGGAATGTATTACATGGTCTCAATTAGGTATTCATAATAAACCAATtgttttattcaatatagATGGATTTTATGATTCcttattaaaatttgtcCAAAATTCCATTGAAAGAGGGTTTATTAGTGAGAAAAATGGGAAGATTGTTCAAGTAGCCACTACAGCTCCAGAAGTTATTGAAATGATTCAAAACTATGTTGTTCCTGAAGGTAGattcaatttgaattgGCAAGACGAAGGGGACAATGAGCATGATGATGAGCATGATTGTAAGTAA
- the ZAP1 gene encoding Zap1p (similar to Saccharomyces cerevisiae ZAP1 (YJL056C); ancestral locus Anc_1.326), translating into MPNTQEGIVHGHIHNHDNLTYIHGHVHVNHNAGDRGSGATDATGQTLSRDIATTTTATAAAAATSTDNTEKSSSTGNILGSCNQSSDEIDCTQYADCQHFEFINYHRDADRAINNDPISSSSILPKDFSYHDDTLLLPSANLNSNVDAFFKRRKLDPMVSTITHNNSNFTNNNDSTHNENCYCNPKVLEICCEMDHHLSEYSKEDIKAKNSGTFSDYITNLNLDELNIYTGIQNTNPLKNSSLSTKSSDHSNDIPYKDTITEINCDLTCDTQCHPQSSINSQSKPFELPNADKNIVKTEDDKQDLNVIIDQFCKHCNSHDHLTSAHDTTHPSLQRQYHEHIVNSQTDLKILEDLCDISTLYEVPFANHMNHHNHIHSSGQNQSINLLHSSISKTPPSNDNNAYTTTTITTNNNNIPNPHNHDHTNLHHHHRIQLHPHKEAQQQNKFKISTVNASSPIAKTYSYERSKHMISTEPDKFYHYPPLPLATNDVTTSTTSTNNNEIFNDNKLMQDNNTVNFNWIFKKNDEPTLKCKWADCTESFNTLLELQKHIIKDHVSLPATTLQQTAKATENGQQDNNNTFINSCNWQDCDYTNKNNDICSLINHINDTHGINFDIKFIEPKMTKINLNSHHSLHCANDTHHLELLSNTTVQPSLPTTIKNNDSTVLPISNKLGTIKCEWGLCDQVFNSKEDLNTHLENDHLLKGQSQYQCHWHGCSKKFTQRQKMVRHLKVHSGYKPCKCPVCNKCFSNLETLKQHQRTHTGEKPFQCHLCDKRFTIASSLKIHIRTHTGEKPLKCKICGKAFNESSNLSKHIKTHFKLISTKQDKPQNQEQIVKS; encoded by the coding sequence atGCCGAATACACAAGAAGGGATAGTTCATGGTCATATTCATAATCATGATAATCTGACTTATATTCACGGTCATGTTCATGTGAATCACAACGCTGGTGATAGAGGTAGCGGTGCCACGGATGCTACTGGTCAGACCTTATCGAGAGATATAGCTACAACCACTACTGCTactgctgctgctgctgctacTTCAACTGATAATACGGAAAAATCTTCAAGTACCGGAAATATCCTTGGTTCTTGTAACCAAAGTTCAGATGAAATCGATTGTACACAGTACGCAGATTGCCAACATTTcgaattcattaattatcATAGGGATGCTGATCGtgcaataaataatgatccaatttcttcttcttctataCTTCCAAAGGATTTCTCTTACCATGATGatactttattattaccatccGCAAACTTAAATAGTAATGTCGATGCATTTTTCAAGCGAAGGAAATTGGATCCAATGGTATCAACAATCActcataataatagtaatttcacaaataataacgataGCACTCATAATGAAAATTGTTATTGTAATCCTAAAGTGTTGGAAATATGTTGTGAAATGGATCATCATCTCTCTGAATATAGCAAAGAAGACATCAAAGCAAAAAATTCTGGAACATTCAGTGATTACATCACGAATCTTAATTTGGACGAGCTGAACATTTATACTGGCATACAGAATACTAATCCactgaaaaattcatcTCTATCGACTAAGAGCTCTGACCATTCAAATGATATACCATACAAGGATACTATTACGGAGATCAATTGTGATTTGACTTGTGATACACAATGTCATCCTCAATCTTCTATCAACTCACAGAGTAAACCATTCGAACTACCGAATGCtgataaaaatattgtgaaaactgaagatgataaacaAGATTTAAATGTAATTATAGATCAATTTTGTAAACACTGCAACTCTCATGATCATTTAACATCTGCTCATGACACAACACATCCATCATTGCAACGGCAATATCACGAACATATTGTCAACTCTCAAACCGACCTTAAGATATTAGAAGATCTTTGTGATATTTCGACTCTTTATGAGGTACCGTTTGCCAATCACATGAACcatcataatcatattCATTCTAGTGGGCAAAATCAGAGTATCAATCTGTTGCATTCATCCATTAGCAAAACACCACCTTCTAACGATAACAATGCATACACTACTACTACCATtactactaataataataatattcctaATCCCCATAATCATGACCATACCAACttgcatcatcatcaccgAATCCAATTACATCCACATAAAGAAgctcaacaacaaaataaatttaaaatttcaacGGTAAATGCTAGTAGTCCAATTGCAAAAACATATAGCTATGAACGATCAAAACATATGATATCTACTGAACCTGATAAATTCTATCATTATCCTCCGCTACCACTAGCAACAAATGATGTTACGACTTCTACTACAtctacaaataataatgaaattttcaatgataataaacTAATGCAAGATAACAATACAGtaaatttcaattggatatttaagaaaaatgatgagCCGACTTTAAAATGCAAATGGGCAGATTGTActgaatcatttaatacTCTAttagaattacaaaaacaTATCATAAAAGATCACGTATCTTTGCCAGCAACAACTCTCCAACAAACAGCTAAAGCAACCGAAAACGGTCaacaagataataataatacgtTTATCAATTCATGTAATTGGCAAGATTGTGATtatacaaataaaaataatgatatttgtTCATTAATCAATCATATTAATGATACCCATGGTATTAATTTCgatatcaaattcattgaacCTAAAATGActaaaataaatttgaattccCATCATTCTTTACATTGCGCAAACGATACTCATCATTTAGAATTATTATCCAATACCACTGTTCAACCATCTTtaccaacaacaataaaaaataatgatagcACAGTTTTGCCGATATCAAACAAATTGGGAACTATTAAATGTGAATGGGGCCTCTGTGATCAAGTTTTCAATTCCAAAGAGGATTTAAATACGCACCTTGAAAATgatcatttattaaaggGTCAATCCCAATATCAATGCCATTGGCACGGTTGTTCCAAGAAATTTACTCAAAGACAAAAGATGGTACGTCATTTAAAAGTCCATTCAGGTTATAAACCATGTAAATGTCCAGTTTGTAATAAATGTTTTTCCAACTTGGAAACTTTAAAACAGCACCAAAGGACGCATACAGGAGAAAAACCATTCCAATGTCATCTTTGTGATAAAAGATTCACTATTGCAAGTTCATTGAAAATCCATATTAGAACTCATACTGGTGAAAAACCTTTGAAATGTAAGATTTGTGGGAAGGCATTCAATGaatcttctaatttgaGTAAGCATATTAAGACtcatttcaaattgatttcCACGAAACAAGATAAACCTCAAAATCAAGAGCAAATTGTGAAATCATAA
- the PEP8 gene encoding retromer subunit PEP8 (similar to Saccharomyces cerevisiae PEP8 (YJL053W); ancestral locus Anc_1.329): MMKSFFKAPLDIEILLDNEDSRKHVHGNLPLYEDGESINGIVTLRVREGKRVEHLGVKISVIGSIDVVKKADNGTNEILSKKPLDQFLCLSYDLCPTGELQHSQSYSFAFKDLNKRFESYVGRNVEVNYYVKVTVLRKSTDISKIKKFWVYLYKDNVSAITTVSNSLSTQQQQPTAISNGENAGPAEENGQSTNNHNKVADPQAKQIKLDIGIENCLHIEFEYSKAQYSLKDVIVGRIYFLLTRLKIRHMELSLLTREISGMKPNTTIKDTITIRYEIMDGSPVKGETIPIRLFLGGYDLTPNMSCNYFSVKNYLSLVIVDEDGRRYFKQSEVILYRTRE, translated from the coding sequence ATGATGAAATCATTCTTTAAAGCTCCATTAGATATAGAAATTTTGTTAGACAATGAGGATTCCCGAAAACATGTCCATGGTAATTTACCATTGTATGAAGATGGAGAATCTATAAACGGGATAGTCACATTAAGAGTAAGAGAGGGGAAACGAGTGGAGCATTTAGGTGTTAAGATTTCTGTTATTGGATCAATTGATGTGGTTAAGAAGGCAGATAATGGAACCAACGAGATATTGTCAAAGAAACCCTTAGATCAATTTCTTTGCTTGAGCTACGATTTATGTCCCACGGGAGAATTACAACATTCACAAAGCTATTCCTTTGCATTTAAGGATCTTAATAAGAGATTTGAATCATATGTCGGAAGAAATGTGGAAGTAAATTATTACGTTAAAGTTACCGTATTAAGGAAATCAACAGATATTTCGaagattaagaaattttgGGTTTACCTCTATAAAGATAACGTTAGTGCAATAACGACAGTTTCCAATAGTTTATCTAcgcaacaacaacaacctACTGCAATATCGAATGGAGAAAACGCTGGTCCTGCTGAAGAAAATGGGCAATCTAcaaataatcataataaagTGGCGGATCCTCAAGCAAAACAAATCAAGCTAGATATTGGTATAGAGAATTGTCTCCATAtagaatttgaatattcaaAAGCTCAATATTCCTTAAAAGATGTAATTGTTGGTAGAATATATTTCCTTCTAACTAGGTTAAAAATTAGACACATGGAATTAAGTTTATTAACGAGAGAAATATCTGGCATGAAACCTAACACAACCATTAAAGATACCATTACCATTAGATATGAAATCATGGATGGATCTCCAGTAAAGGGAGAAACGATACCAATCAGGCTGTTCTTAGGTGGATATGACTTGACGCCTAATATGTCTTGTAATTATTTTAGTgtgaagaattatttaagTTTAGTTATAGTGGATGAAGATGGTAGACGATATTTCAAGCAGTCTGAGGTGATACTTTATCGTACCAGAGAATGA
- the TIM54 gene encoding Tim22-complex subunit TIM54 (similar to Saccharomyces cerevisiae TIM54 (YJL054W); ancestral locus Anc_1.328), with amino-acid sequence MRGYSNPAFKALGIPTIKLPSRNWLIFWTVLTTGLSGIVYDKYQQRSIISHYTDLVKPFSKEPLPVQRKPRKITVFIAPPPNDYLDTSLKIWRRYIKPVLYYAGLDYDVVEEDRQGVIRTKVASELRQLRLQLSEKKNGSIEHKHDDDEESSTKEKQELKADPSEFLGVFYKKNKVAVEIIPDDCLVEDPKMAGGVICIGRGAYKEYLTGLHEGLLGPLEEPAPVTEPTIVDPTISNPVDDVSLVEQELQGNLDDTIRVVDTLNDESSSPNLEDTNDSKNKEEKKEEKEEGEEKEKEKETAVIVKPFITSDKYSEATIPSELEQLTNGKFAIKDPNTNIPILLHQPLLMIPIPNLSGFTNMPRRIARFYQRREYASRVCSETYHLVTQENMRKFDQNIDTQWGKEEEEDYWPSQWVKQGLERKSEWTRPLITDPKVVDNVTVIDH; translated from the coding sequence ATGAGAGGTTATTCGAACCCAGCATTTAAAGCATTGGGTATTCCAACGATAAAACTACCTTCCCGAAACTGGTTAATATTCTGGACAGTCCTCACAACAGGCTTATCAGGTATCGTCTATGACAAATATCAACAACGTTCCATAATATCACATTATACAGATCTCGTTAAACCTTTCAGTAAGGAGCCTTTACCTGTTCAAAGGAAGCCAAGAAAGATTACAGTCTTCATTGCTCCTCCACCGAATGATTATTTGGATACTTCTTTGAAGATTTGGAGACGATATATTAAGCCGGTTTTATATTATGCCGGATTAGACTATGATGTTGTCGAGGAAGATAGGCAAGGTGTTATCAGGACGAAAGTAGCGTCTGAACTACGTCAATTAAGATTGCAATTATcggaaaagaaaaatggaTCCATTGAACATAAGCAcgacgatgatgaagaatcgtcaacaaaagaaaaacaagaacTAAAGGCAGACCCAAGTGAATTTTTAGGTGTCTTttacaagaaaaacaaaGTGGCGGTGGAAATTATCCCGGATGATTGTTTAGTAGAGGACCCCAAGATGGCAGGAGGTGTTATTTGTATTGGTAGAGGCGCTTATAAAGAATATCTTACTGGTTTGCATGAAGGACTACTGGGTCCACTTGAAGAACCAGCTCCGGTAACAGAGCCAACAATAGTGGATCCAACCATATCTAATCCTGTTGATGATGTATCGCTTGTAGAACAGGAACTGCAAGGCAATTTAGATGATACCATCAGAGTAGTGGACACACTCAATGACGAGTCATCATCGCCAAATCTTGAAGACACGAATGatagtaaaaataaagaagagaagaaagaggaaaaaGAGGAGggagaagaaaaggaaaaggaaaaggaaactgCAGTCATCGTTAAACCATTTATAACGTCAGATAAATACTCGGAAGCAACGATCCCTTCGGAATTAGAACAATTGACAAATGGGAAATTCGCAATAAAAGATCCAAACACAAATATCCCTATCCTTTTACATCAACCATTGTTGATGATACCTATCCCTAATCTATCTGGATTTACCAACATGCCCAGGAGAATTGCAAGATTCTATCaaagaagagaatatgCGTCCCGTGTTTGTTCAGAGACATATCATCTAGTCACGCAAGAAAATATGAGGAAATTTGATCAAAATATAGATACACAATGGGGtaaagaggaagaggaGGATTATTGGCCATCCCAATGGGTTAAGCAAGGTTTAGAACGTAAGAGTGAATGGACTAGGCCATTAATCACTGATCCTAAAGTGGTTGATAATGTTACTGTGATAGATCACTAA